In the Lepisosteus oculatus isolate fLepOcu1 chromosome 6, fLepOcu1.hap2, whole genome shotgun sequence genome, one interval contains:
- the LOC102682647 gene encoding elastase-1-like: MMRLLVLLSCLGVIYGSHSPLRDAVSSQGTERVVGGTDAPPNYWRWQVSLQYGEPYDETSFYHICGGTLISINFVMTAGHCILSPQSTNFRVVLGEYNLYIQEGTEIVLPVERIFLHPQWTGDLGNGNDIALLKLASPIYDNGFIEIAQLPEYEQFLPNGYTCYITGWGLTQSGGSSPAILQEAPLPIVEHSICSRSDWWGSLAKKTMLCAGGDGNIAGCQGDSGGPLNCYMNGYWQVHGVVSYGPSGMCNAYKKPTVFTRVSSYLGWISSIIRYT; the protein is encoded by the exons ATGATGCGGCTCTTGGTATTATTGTCCTGCCTTG GGGTAATATATGGGAGCCATTCCCCATTAAGAGATGCTGTATCCAGCCAGGGGACAGAACGGGTGGTGGGAGGAACAGATGCTCCCCCAAACTACTGGAGATGGCAG GTCTCTTTGCAATATGGTGAACCATATGATGAGACTAGCTTCTATCACATCTGTGGAGGCACACTAATTTCTATCAATTTTGTCATGACCGCTGGTCACTGCATTCTCAG CCCTCAAAGCACAAACTTCCGGGTTGTTCTGGGAGAATACAACCTTTACATACAAGAAGGCACAGAGATTGTCCTTCCCGTGGAAAGAATTTTTCTGCACCCCCAGTGGACTGGCGATCTTGGCAATGG aaatgatATCGCCCTACTGAAGCTTGCTTCTCCCATCTATGATAACGGTTTTATTGAAATTGCTCAGCTACCAGAGTATGAGCAGTTCCTTCCGAACGGGTATACTTGCTACATCACGGGATGGGGTCTGACTCAgt CTGGAGGCAGCTCCCCTGCTATTCTGCAGGAAGCCCCTCTCCCCATTGTGGAGCACTCCATCTGCTCCAGGAGCGACTGGTGGGGTAGCCTAGCTAAGAAAACCATGCTGTGTGCAGGAGGAGATGGAAATATTGCTGGCTGCCAG GGTGATTCAGGTGGGCCCCTGAACTGCTACATGAACGGGTACTGGCAGGTTCATGGCGTCGTTAGTTATGGACCCTCTGGGATGTGCAACGCCTACAAGAAGCCCACCGTCTTCACTCGCGTTTCCTCATACCTTGGATGGATCTCCAGT ATCATTAGATACACTTAG